One genomic region from Alteromonas pelagimontana encodes:
- a CDS encoding vitamin K epoxide reductase family protein, whose amino-acid sequence MVHSEATPVVLITGASGDVGAALCHKLKQNYFVIGLDLKPADAADTSYECDFTSPDSIKLVMQNLRRDHGDNIASVIHLAAFFDFTGEPNPLYQKLNVDGTKLLLEALQSFTVEHFVYASTMLVHEPAVPGIKVTEETPLDPGWAYPDSKANAEAVIKEAHGKIPYTILRMAGLYDEHTAVPTLSYQIARIYERQFKSWLYSGDLMAGQSFLHKDDMVALFATLLDKRATLPSENILLAGEENVMGYQALQNRIGQLIHGEEEWKTIEIPEFVAKPGAWLQEKSEPIVPDAIDHGEKPFIKPFMIDLSSDHYDLDIRKVKEQIGWTPKHNIYEELEHLIGNLKANPPKWYKANGITKPDWMQTSEEKHINANTIREEHEEKYRQQHYQFIWAHFINLGLAFWLLTAPFILGYESQMMRISDMASGGALLVFGSLALSWRMGLARWAVGAVGLWLLSAPLVFWAPTAGAYLNGTLVGMLVIGFSVCSRPTPGVAQVAAETGPNIPPGWEFNPSSWVQRLPIIILAFIGFFISRYLCAYQLGHIDAVWEPFFTGVAGNPKNGTEEIITSSVSKAWPVPDAGLGALTYALEILTGLMGSVRRWRTMPWLVMLFGFMIVPLGAVSIVFIIIQPIVLGTWCTLCLIGAAAMLIQIPYSLDELIATSEFLYRRKKQGRPLLRIFFTGDTDEGERKEEESEFKRGPIAIIKDMVGGGVTIPWNLALCLPIGLWLMFTRLTLGSTGTLANADHIVGSLVLTVAITALAESARAVRFLLIPLGAALFVTPFLYGADLFAIVSSVLCGVLLIGLGLRKGHISNQYGIWNKAIV is encoded by the coding sequence ATGGTTCATAGCGAGGCAACACCTGTAGTATTGATCACCGGTGCATCCGGTGATGTAGGCGCAGCGCTATGCCACAAACTAAAGCAGAATTATTTTGTTATCGGCCTTGATTTAAAACCGGCTGATGCAGCAGATACCAGTTACGAGTGCGACTTCACGTCGCCGGATTCCATTAAGCTGGTAATGCAGAATTTGCGTCGCGACCATGGCGATAACATAGCGAGTGTTATTCATTTAGCGGCATTTTTTGATTTTACCGGCGAACCAAACCCCCTCTACCAGAAACTCAACGTTGACGGCACCAAACTGCTACTTGAGGCGCTACAGAGCTTTACGGTTGAACACTTTGTTTATGCTTCCACCATGCTTGTTCATGAGCCTGCGGTGCCGGGCATAAAAGTGACTGAAGAAACGCCGCTGGACCCGGGATGGGCGTATCCCGATTCCAAAGCCAACGCTGAAGCTGTCATTAAAGAAGCTCACGGTAAAATTCCCTACACCATTTTACGCATGGCCGGGCTGTATGATGAACACACTGCCGTCCCTACGTTAAGCTACCAAATCGCCCGAATCTACGAAAGACAATTCAAAAGCTGGTTGTATTCCGGCGATCTCATGGCTGGCCAATCCTTTTTACATAAAGATGACATGGTGGCGTTGTTTGCTACTTTACTTGACAAGCGTGCCACCCTGCCGAGTGAGAACATACTGCTTGCGGGTGAAGAAAACGTGATGGGTTATCAAGCGCTACAGAATCGCATTGGCCAGCTCATTCATGGGGAGGAAGAATGGAAAACCATTGAGATTCCTGAGTTTGTCGCTAAACCCGGAGCCTGGCTTCAGGAGAAGTCGGAACCCATTGTTCCAGACGCAATCGATCATGGCGAGAAACCCTTCATTAAACCTTTTATGATTGATTTATCCAGCGATCACTATGACCTTGATATTCGAAAAGTGAAGGAGCAAATCGGCTGGACGCCTAAGCACAATATTTATGAAGAGCTGGAACATCTCATCGGTAATCTAAAAGCCAACCCGCCCAAATGGTACAAAGCAAACGGCATAACCAAACCGGATTGGATGCAAACGTCAGAAGAAAAACACATCAATGCCAATACCATTCGTGAAGAACATGAAGAGAAATATCGTCAACAACACTACCAATTTATCTGGGCCCATTTTATTAATTTGGGGTTGGCATTCTGGCTTTTAACTGCGCCGTTTATTTTGGGCTATGAAAGCCAGATGATGCGCATAAGCGATATGGCCTCTGGCGGCGCCCTGCTGGTGTTTGGTTCCCTCGCGCTTTCCTGGCGAATGGGTCTGGCGCGCTGGGCGGTGGGAGCAGTAGGACTCTGGCTGTTATCTGCCCCCTTGGTATTTTGGGCCCCCACTGCGGGCGCTTACCTGAATGGCACATTGGTGGGGATGCTGGTAATTGGTTTCTCCGTTTGCTCCCGCCCTACGCCCGGAGTGGCGCAGGTGGCGGCTGAAACCGGACCGAATATTCCTCCAGGATGGGAGTTTAACCCATCAAGCTGGGTACAAAGGCTTCCAATTATTATTCTGGCGTTTATCGGCTTTTTTATTTCCCGTTATTTATGCGCGTATCAGTTAGGCCATATCGACGCGGTATGGGAACCGTTTTTTACGGGTGTTGCAGGAAATCCGAAAAACGGCACCGAAGAAATCATTACTTCTTCAGTTTCAAAAGCCTGGCCGGTGCCCGATGCAGGATTGGGTGCCCTCACCTATGCGCTGGAAATATTAACAGGCTTGATGGGCTCAGTCAGAAGATGGCGCACCATGCCTTGGCTGGTCATGTTATTTGGCTTTATGATTGTTCCCTTAGGCGCGGTTTCCATCGTTTTTATCATCATTCAGCCAATTGTGTTAGGCACGTGGTGTACGCTTTGTTTAATTGGCGCTGCCGCTATGCTTATTCAAATTCCTTACTCGTTAGATGAACTGATAGCAACTTCAGAATTTTTATATCGCCGTAAGAAGCAAGGGCGTCCACTGTTACGCATCTTTTTTACTGGTGATACCGATGAAGGTGAGCGGAAAGAAGAAGAATCCGAATTTAAACGCGGTCCTATCGCTATTATTAAAGATATGGTGGGCGGCGGCGTGACAATTCCATGGAACCTGGCGTTATGTTTGCCCATAGGACTCTGGCTCATGTTCACTCGTCTGACGTTAGGTTCAACGGGCACGTTGGCAAACGCCGACCATATCGTAGGATCTTTGGTTCTTACCGTGGCGATAACAGCACTGGCTGAATCGGCAAGAGCGGTGAGATTCCTGTTAATTCCATTGGGCGCAGCGCTGTTTGTTACGCCGTTTCTATATGGCGCCGACCTATTTGCTATCGTTTCCAGTGTGCTGTGCGGGGTGTTGCTAATTGGATTGGGCCTACGTAAAGGTCACATTTCAAATCAATACGGAATATGGAACAAAGCTATTGTTTAA
- a CDS encoding DUF1294 domain-containing protein produces the protein MSKHSGSITLGRKQKTRLGGVLLPLLLLIVLALPALFGWLPMPIPLTYGVMSIVTFMVYWKDKAAARKDASRTPEHTLHLLALLCGWPGALMAQQLLRHKTQKQPFRFFFWLTVLLNSVVLIWLVYTLTFRYNGI, from the coding sequence ATGTCAAAACATTCAGGCTCTATCACCTTAGGGCGCAAGCAAAAAACCCGCTTAGGCGGCGTTTTGTTGCCTTTGCTACTGTTAATAGTATTGGCGCTACCGGCCCTGTTTGGATGGCTGCCCATGCCCATACCTCTTACCTATGGGGTGATGAGTATTGTAACCTTTATGGTGTACTGGAAAGACAAGGCCGCTGCCAGAAAAGATGCCTCCCGTACACCTGAACATACTCTTCATTTACTGGCGCTGCTGTGTGGGTGGCCGGGAGCATTAATGGCCCAGCAGCTACTGCGACACAAAACTCAAAAGCAGCCCTTCCGGTTTTTCTTTTGGCTAACGGTACTTCTGAATTCTGTGGTACTGATTTGGCTGGTTTACACCCTTACGTTCAGATACAACGGCATCTGA
- a CDS encoding sulfotransferase-like domain-containing protein, whose translation MHIAMWSGPRNLSTAMMYAFAAREDCAVVDEPFYAAFLQASGEVHPMQDAILASQPTDPSAVVANMLSPAPEGKAVFYQKQMSHHMLPEFPTDWIKELANVFLLRHPARVIASYQQKREEPRLEDIGIKQQCELFARVQSLTGLAPVVIDSDDILADPEKGLKALCAAIGLAFDPKMLTWQAGGNAADGVWASHWYASVWSSTGLKPTPIKPLPALPENLEKICQQAMPFYQHLAQYKLVF comes from the coding sequence ATGCATATAGCTATGTGGTCTGGCCCCAGAAATCTTTCCACTGCGATGATGTATGCCTTTGCCGCCCGCGAGGATTGCGCGGTGGTGGACGAACCCTTCTATGCTGCTTTTCTGCAGGCGAGCGGAGAGGTACATCCGATGCAGGACGCCATACTCGCTTCACAACCTACCGATCCCTCTGCAGTGGTAGCCAACATGCTAAGCCCTGCTCCTGAAGGCAAGGCCGTTTTTTATCAAAAGCAGATGTCTCACCACATGCTGCCGGAATTTCCCACCGACTGGATTAAAGAACTCGCAAACGTTTTTTTGCTGCGACATCCGGCACGGGTGATTGCGAGTTACCAGCAAAAGAGGGAAGAACCCAGGCTTGAAGATATCGGCATAAAACAACAGTGCGAGTTATTTGCTCGTGTACAATCACTCACAGGTCTAGCCCCTGTTGTCATCGACAGCGACGATATTCTCGCGGATCCTGAAAAAGGGTTAAAAGCGCTGTGCGCAGCAATCGGTTTGGCTTTTGACCCTAAAATGCTGACCTGGCAGGCCGGTGGAAACGCAGCGGATGGTGTGTGGGCATCGCACTGGTATGCCAGTGTCTGGTCAAGCACCGGGCTGAAACCTACTCCAATCAAGCCGCTACCGGCGCTACCCGAGAATTTGGAGAAGATCTGCCAGCAAGCCATGCCTTTTTATCAACATTTAGCTCAATATAAGCTTGTGTTCTAG
- a CDS encoding DUF4198 domain-containing protein — MKKSLIIGASALSLLLVSPFTSAHRVWIKPSTTVVSGENEWITFDAAIANGIFAPDHFAMPLERLNAFSPDGKNIELKNPHKLHYRSVFDLELTQEGTYKVASSSRSISARWEDEKGERHFWPGRGEVASPAEFEAAVPKDAKNLEVVDSARRVEVYVTSGAPSDTVLKPTNKGLELVATTHPNDLYVNENVEFRFIMDGESAAATQVTVVKEGEKYRDTANPIEVKADAQGKISLQFPDPGMYWLEAEYEDNKAKAPAKTRRGTYVVVLEVLPM, encoded by the coding sequence ATGAAAAAATCCCTAATCATTGGCGCCAGCGCATTGTCGTTGTTGCTCGTTAGTCCTTTTACCTCTGCCCATCGAGTATGGATAAAGCCTTCAACAACTGTGGTATCAGGGGAAAACGAGTGGATCACGTTCGATGCAGCCATTGCCAATGGGATCTTTGCACCTGATCACTTTGCCATGCCACTGGAGCGTCTTAACGCTTTTTCACCGGATGGCAAAAATATTGAGCTAAAAAACCCACACAAGCTGCACTACCGTAGTGTCTTTGATCTTGAATTAACGCAGGAAGGCACCTACAAAGTGGCTTCTAGTTCTCGCAGCATTAGCGCGCGGTGGGAAGACGAAAAGGGTGAACGCCATTTTTGGCCTGGTCGAGGAGAAGTCGCGTCGCCCGCAGAATTTGAGGCCGCAGTACCCAAAGATGCTAAGAATCTTGAAGTGGTGGATTCGGCGCGCCGCGTGGAGGTTTACGTCACCTCAGGGGCACCATCTGATACAGTGCTAAAACCGACTAATAAGGGGCTGGAGCTTGTTGCCACAACGCATCCGAACGATCTCTACGTGAATGAAAATGTGGAATTCCGTTTTATCATGGATGGAGAAAGCGCTGCAGCAACTCAGGTAACAGTGGTTAAAGAAGGCGAAAAATACCGTGATACGGCAAATCCAATAGAAGTAAAAGCGGACGCTCAGGGAAAAATTTCATTGCAGTTTCCAGATCCCGGCATGTATTGGCTGGAAGCTGAATATGAAGATAATAAAGCAAAAGCACCGGCAAAAACGCGTCGGGGTACGTATGTAGTGGTGCTGGAAGTTTTGCCTATGTGA
- a CDS encoding alpha/beta fold hydrolase: MKMLISCLTLVYLCLPVLAQEPQTRAVEYDQRLAGYSYPFDVKKFNFQSQGMDVEMAYMFLPPQEGKPVVTLLHGKNFNGEYWQQTADLLQENGYGVLIPDQVGFGKSSKPTDYQYSFAALANNTKALLNSLNISHTIVVGHSMGGMLATRFSLLFADTTDRLVLVNPIGLENYLLYVDYKDVNYFYKSELKKGPEDIIEYQKKNYYDGKWNEDFAEHTTFLVGWINGPDWPLIAKVNALTYDMIFTQPVIEDFRYLKIPTTLILGTRDRTAPGRGWKKDNVSRELGRYDKLGTEVQKLNPDIKLVELEGLGHLPHVEAFDRFKVPFLKAVSGDK; the protein is encoded by the coding sequence ATGAAAATGCTTATTTCTTGCCTGACACTGGTTTACTTGTGCTTGCCAGTACTAGCGCAAGAACCTCAAACCCGCGCTGTTGAATACGACCAACGGCTGGCTGGTTATAGTTACCCATTTGATGTAAAAAAGTTTAATTTTCAATCACAGGGAATGGATGTAGAGATGGCTTATATGTTCCTGCCGCCACAGGAAGGCAAGCCCGTGGTCACTCTACTGCACGGCAAGAACTTTAACGGAGAGTATTGGCAGCAGACAGCGGATCTGCTTCAAGAAAACGGCTACGGGGTGCTAATCCCGGATCAGGTTGGCTTCGGCAAATCCTCTAAGCCCACGGATTATCAGTATTCCTTTGCTGCCTTGGCAAATAATACCAAAGCGTTGCTGAACAGCCTTAATATTTCTCATACCATAGTGGTAGGTCATTCCATGGGTGGCATGTTAGCCACACGATTTTCTTTATTATTTGCTGACACTACTGACAGGCTAGTGCTGGTGAATCCTATTGGGCTGGAAAATTACCTGCTCTATGTGGATTATAAAGATGTAAATTATTTTTATAAAAGCGAGCTGAAAAAAGGGCCAGAAGACATCATTGAATACCAAAAAAAGAACTACTATGACGGCAAATGGAACGAAGATTTTGCTGAGCATACGACGTTTTTAGTGGGTTGGATTAATGGCCCTGACTGGCCGCTTATTGCCAAAGTCAATGCATTGACCTACGACATGATTTTCACTCAGCCGGTAATTGAAGACTTCCGCTATTTGAAAATTCCGACCACATTAATACTGGGCACCAGAGACCGCACTGCACCAGGTAGAGGCTGGAAAAAGGATAACGTAAGCCGCGAACTAGGACGCTATGATAAATTAGGTACGGAAGTGCAGAAGCTGAACCCGGACATTAAACTTGTTGAGTTAGAGGGGCTAGGTCATCTACCTCATGTTGAGGCTTTCGACCGCTTTAAAGTGCCGTTTTTAAAAGCCGTTTCAGGCGATAAATAA
- a CDS encoding aminotransferase class IV, producing MKQNCKGTGMINEEVSTHTAAEDARNDDILIYVNGDIVHRREAKVSVYDSGFMLGDGIWEGLRLYNGRWAFLDEHIDRLFEASRAIDLDLQMTREEVIAALEATRKANQMETDVHARLMFTRGIKKKPFQHPALSVSGPTLVIICEHSKPAIARPMKLATVPHMRGLPMTQDPKLNSHSKLNCILACIAAEKAGADEALMLDVNGFVNTTNACNFFIVRKNEVWTSTGDYCMNGITRQKVIHVCRQLNIPVYEKNFSLVETYGADEAFLTGTFGAQTPVSEIDGRRIGEDYPGPITSRIREGYYQLVKGAQ from the coding sequence ATGAAGCAAAACTGTAAAGGAACGGGAATGATAAACGAAGAAGTTTCCACCCACACTGCGGCAGAAGATGCTCGCAACGATGACATTTTAATTTACGTTAATGGTGATATTGTACATCGGCGTGAAGCCAAAGTGTCGGTATATGACAGCGGCTTTATGCTGGGTGACGGAATCTGGGAAGGCCTACGTTTATACAACGGTCGATGGGCATTTTTGGATGAGCATATCGACCGGCTATTTGAAGCCTCCCGCGCTATTGATTTAGATTTGCAAATGACTCGTGAAGAGGTCATTGCTGCACTGGAAGCAACCCGTAAAGCCAACCAAATGGAGACCGACGTTCACGCCAGGTTGATGTTTACCCGCGGTATTAAAAAGAAGCCGTTCCAGCATCCGGCCTTGTCTGTGTCGGGGCCAACACTGGTGATTATTTGCGAACACTCAAAACCGGCTATTGCCCGCCCAATGAAATTGGCTACCGTGCCTCATATGCGGGGATTGCCGATGACGCAGGACCCCAAATTAAACAGTCATTCCAAACTCAATTGTATTTTGGCCTGCATTGCCGCTGAAAAGGCTGGCGCAGATGAAGCACTGATGTTGGATGTGAATGGCTTTGTCAACACCACCAATGCCTGCAACTTCTTCATAGTACGCAAAAACGAAGTGTGGACTTCCACCGGAGACTACTGCATGAATGGCATTACCCGTCAAAAAGTTATTCACGTGTGTAGACAGCTGAACATACCTGTTTATGAGAAAAACTTTTCGCTGGTGGAGACTTACGGGGCCGATGAAGCTTTTCTTACCGGTACCTTTGGCGCGCAAACGCCAGTTTCAGAAATCGATGGACGTCGAATTGGTGAAGATTATCCCGGCCCTATTACCAGTCGAATCAGAGAAGGCTATTATCAGCTCGTAAAAGGAGCTCAATAA
- a CDS encoding sodium:calcium antiporter has translation MFNDLPIIANLALFAVIASGVWLAGTRLSYCIDAIAEQTHLARAFLGLILLATATELPEVVTTLTASAGGKGALALNNMFGGMLLQLLVLAIADIFVKDGTLSSRPHNPTVIVAGLLCVTSMSAVLIIYLLGDKTLIYHFGIGSLVVAVLYISAMYILEQIQDRHIWSAVDLPDEETHQNDRDNRFDKKSRKYLISSSLIAGTIILVFGVILVRLADTLAIQTGLGQSFVGASLLALSTSMPELSTSIAAVRVKAYTMAISNIFGSNLIMLFLLFPNDLAFTSGPIINEMDKPAAFALTAGIFMAAVYCGGMLIRPKVKYCKMGVDSLALVGIYLASLWVMFTLRHV, from the coding sequence TTGTTTAACGACCTTCCCATTATCGCAAATCTCGCCTTATTTGCGGTTATTGCAAGCGGCGTATGGCTGGCCGGAACCAGGTTATCTTACTGCATTGATGCCATTGCTGAACAGACACACCTTGCACGCGCTTTTCTGGGTCTAATTCTGCTAGCGACTGCCACAGAACTTCCCGAGGTGGTGACGACATTAACGGCGTCGGCAGGCGGGAAAGGCGCGTTAGCCCTTAACAATATGTTTGGCGGCATGCTGTTACAACTGCTGGTGCTGGCTATTGCAGATATTTTTGTTAAAGATGGTACCTTAAGCTCGCGGCCTCACAACCCAACGGTGATTGTGGCGGGGCTATTGTGCGTTACCTCTATGTCAGCGGTATTGATTATTTACTTGCTTGGCGATAAAACGCTTATCTATCATTTTGGCATTGGTAGCCTGGTTGTTGCCGTGCTTTACATCAGCGCTATGTATATTCTGGAACAAATTCAGGACCGTCATATCTGGAGCGCAGTAGATTTACCTGACGAAGAAACCCATCAGAATGATCGGGATAACCGCTTTGATAAAAAATCCAGAAAATACCTTATCAGTTCCTCCCTTATAGCCGGCACAATAATTTTAGTATTTGGCGTCATTCTGGTTCGTCTGGCAGATACGTTAGCCATACAGACCGGTTTAGGGCAAAGCTTTGTCGGTGCATCTTTACTTGCTCTAAGTACCTCCATGCCTGAACTAAGTACCTCCATTGCTGCCGTTCGAGTTAAAGCCTACACAATGGCAATTTCCAATATTTTCGGCAGCAACCTCATTATGCTTTTTTTGCTTTTCCCAAACGACCTCGCTTTTACCTCTGGGCCAATTATAAATGAAATGGATAAACCCGCTGCTTTTGCCCTTACCGCCGGTATTTTTATGGCTGCCGTCTATTGCGGCGGTATGCTTATCAGGCCAAAAGTAAAGTATTGTAAAATGGGGGTCGATTCGCTGGCGCTTGTAGGCATTTATTTGGCCAGCCTATGGGTGATGTTCACCCTGCGGCATGTGTGA
- a CDS encoding TonB-dependent receptor, with product MAASCAGISAQAQEASLPDGIERITTTGTRTGVNPDDVPMVISAVNADNLALIAPTHIEEALKLVAGAGVQRGNGQEYLPSLRSEVFSGAGACGGILTAEDGIPLRAAGFCNINELFEAHSEMAQRIEVLKGPGSALYGSNAVHGVINVITPDTTRGGGMAGIDYGSYGYSRYKVRSGKDFGNSGIGINASVTRDTGYRDEESVDQEKVNIRHRYEWDNVTLTSGFTYTNLDQKTAGYITGFESYKDEALAQTNENPDAFRKAQSLRVWSQADWQLGNGDVITITPYVRDQDMEFFMHFLPGTPMEENSQTGAGVQTLWQHQLANKLTLRTGLDAEYTEGALLQYQEGATEGSDFLVETVPEGKHYDYDVDATLYAPFVSLEWEQDAWLVTAGLRYEHMEYDYTNNMLTGRTRDDGTECGMGGCRYSRPPSGNDSYSNASPKLGLVYRYSPQMHFYANLSRGYRAPQATELYRLQRDQQVADLKSETANNAEVGIKGALDNLRYVVSAYLMQKDNYIFRDSNYFNVNDGESKHRGIEVELDWQFSPSWDIAVAATYAKHTYDYDQVLSDININGNDIDTSPNLISNIRLGWDMSDATRVELEWNHVSQYYTDPENLHEYEGHDLLNLRASWAITPALTAFARVNNLTDEAYAERADFTEFGGDRYFPGRPRNVMVSLNYRW from the coding sequence ATGGCCGCAAGCTGCGCGGGTATAAGTGCTCAAGCACAAGAAGCATCACTACCTGATGGCATTGAGCGCATCACAACAACCGGTACACGCACGGGGGTGAATCCTGACGATGTGCCTATGGTTATCAGTGCGGTCAACGCAGACAACCTGGCGCTGATAGCGCCTACACATATAGAAGAAGCGTTGAAGCTGGTGGCTGGTGCAGGGGTACAGCGTGGCAACGGACAAGAGTATTTGCCATCGTTACGCTCTGAAGTATTTTCCGGTGCCGGCGCTTGTGGCGGCATCTTGACCGCGGAAGATGGAATTCCGTTGCGGGCCGCAGGCTTCTGCAATATTAACGAGTTATTTGAAGCCCACAGCGAAATGGCCCAGCGAATCGAGGTATTGAAAGGGCCCGGCTCGGCGCTGTACGGATCAAACGCTGTACACGGTGTAATTAATGTGATTACTCCTGACACCACTCGCGGCGGCGGCATGGCAGGAATCGATTATGGCTCTTACGGTTACTCAAGATATAAGGTACGCAGCGGGAAAGATTTCGGCAACAGTGGCATTGGGATTAATGCCAGTGTTACGCGAGACACAGGTTATAGAGATGAAGAAAGCGTAGATCAGGAGAAGGTGAACATCCGTCACCGATATGAATGGGATAACGTTACCCTGACCAGCGGATTCACTTACACTAATCTTGATCAGAAAACAGCTGGTTATATTACCGGTTTTGAAAGTTATAAAGACGAGGCGTTGGCACAAACCAACGAAAATCCGGACGCGTTTCGTAAAGCTCAGTCGTTACGAGTATGGTCGCAGGCAGATTGGCAACTTGGTAATGGCGATGTGATAACGATAACGCCCTATGTACGTGATCAGGACATGGAATTTTTCATGCACTTTTTACCCGGTACGCCAATGGAGGAAAACAGCCAGACAGGTGCTGGGGTGCAGACACTTTGGCAACACCAACTGGCAAATAAGCTGACTCTGCGTACCGGGCTTGATGCCGAATATACCGAAGGTGCCTTATTGCAATACCAGGAAGGTGCGACGGAAGGATCAGACTTTCTGGTTGAAACCGTGCCTGAGGGTAAACATTATGACTACGATGTTGATGCCACACTGTATGCGCCTTTTGTGTCACTTGAGTGGGAGCAGGACGCGTGGCTGGTTACCGCAGGTTTGCGCTACGAACATATGGAATATGACTACACCAATAATATGCTCACTGGTCGCACTCGGGACGACGGCACAGAGTGTGGCATGGGCGGTTGCCGCTACAGCCGGCCGCCTAGTGGCAACGATAGTTATAGCAACGCATCACCAAAGCTGGGCTTGGTCTATCGCTATTCTCCGCAAATGCATTTTTACGCCAACCTGTCGCGAGGATACCGCGCCCCCCAGGCTACTGAGCTATACCGGTTACAGCGGGATCAGCAAGTGGCAGACCTTAAGTCTGAAACTGCCAATAATGCTGAAGTCGGAATAAAAGGTGCGCTTGATAATCTGCGCTACGTGGTTTCTGCGTATCTTATGCAGAAAGACAATTACATCTTCCGTGATAGTAATTATTTTAATGTTAATGACGGCGAGTCTAAGCATCGTGGGATAGAAGTTGAACTGGATTGGCAATTCTCGCCAAGCTGGGATATTGCTGTGGCAGCAACTTATGCCAAACATACCTATGATTACGACCAAGTTCTGTCTGATATCAATATTAATGGTAACGACATTGATACCTCTCCCAATCTGATAAGCAACATCCGGCTGGGATGGGATATGTCTGACGCCACGCGCGTTGAGCTTGAGTGGAACCACGTTAGCCAGTATTACACCGATCCTGAAAATCTGCATGAATACGAAGGGCATGACCTACTAAATTTGCGCGCCTCCTGGGCCATAACACCGGCTTTGACTGCGTTTGCGCGTGTGAACAATTTAACGGATGAAGCCTATGCAGAGCGTGCTGACTTTACCGAATTTGGCGGCGACCGCTATTTTCCCGGTCGTCCCAGAAATGTGATGGTTAGCCTGAATTACCGCTGGTAG
- a CDS encoding flavin reductase family protein has translation MQSNYHFYEPVLGHRLAHDPFNAIIAPRPIGWISSKGRDGNTNLAPYSFFNAFNYTPPIIGFSSVGYKDSVRNIEQTGEFCWNLVTRPLAEQMNQTSAMVEMHVDEFELAGLEKTPSKKISVPHVAQSPVVMECKKTQIIQLADKRGHPCNSWLVLGEVVGVHIREDLLTDGIFQTTVAQPVLRGGGAGDYFTVSEENRFEMMRP, from the coding sequence ATGCAAAGTAATTATCATTTTTACGAACCTGTATTGGGCCACAGGCTTGCACATGATCCTTTTAACGCTATTATCGCGCCAAGACCTATCGGATGGATTTCATCCAAAGGGCGTGACGGAAACACGAACCTTGCGCCCTACAGTTTTTTTAATGCATTCAATTACACGCCGCCAATCATCGGTTTTTCAAGTGTTGGCTATAAAGACTCCGTACGCAATATCGAGCAGACGGGAGAATTCTGCTGGAATCTGGTCACCCGGCCATTAGCAGAGCAAATGAATCAGACCAGTGCGATGGTTGAAATGCACGTCGATGAATTCGAGTTGGCAGGTCTGGAAAAGACGCCATCAAAGAAAATCAGTGTACCCCATGTTGCGCAAAGCCCGGTGGTAATGGAATGCAAGAAAACCCAGATAATTCAGCTGGCAGATAAGCGAGGTCATCCCTGCAACAGTTGGTTAGTGCTGGGGGAAGTGGTTGGAGTCCATATTCGCGAAGATTTGCTAACAGACGGCATATTCCAAACCACCGTTGCCCAACCAGTTTTACGCGGTGGCGGCGCTGGCGATTATTTTACCGTAAGCGAAGAAAACCGCTTCGAGATGATGCGGCCTTAA